A window of the Desulforapulum autotrophicum HRM2 genome harbors these coding sequences:
- a CDS encoding J domain-containing protein, which yields MYIAKFIHQGRPRYTLRQTCCQNNGTLTFKDLADLGCDPSKFIEYPGGNAFYMAETLLDQLEALDIDVDADHLEDLFLPFLDPEIYRAVEVFLNRSQTTARLTPQEANTLHQSLSSFDKRRLHYLKFGTMDQGPVATMPAAIMGDLHGKCRDEIEQYFIRHEAALGHTELKSYLFVAFDLQRFFSGILARKMPQALDQERVDNHFLEEICAIHERLFSKDSAGTGSTLHPYLVRYLIFFYDNEYMGSTLLDDFARQFMDRHRSFRPPPPRPKFNLDKACSIFGISRNKLNRLTKKELTQRYRRLARTSHPDRGGTPEAFVALTNAFQRLIGTVT from the coding sequence ATGTATATCGCAAAATTCATCCACCAGGGACGACCCCGGTACACCCTTCGCCAGACCTGCTGCCAAAACAACGGGACACTCACCTTTAAAGACCTTGCAGACCTGGGCTGTGACCCGTCAAAATTCATTGAATACCCGGGAGGCAACGCCTTTTATATGGCAGAGACCCTGTTGGACCAGTTGGAAGCATTAGACATTGACGTGGATGCGGACCATCTTGAAGATCTGTTTCTGCCGTTCCTTGATCCGGAAATTTACCGGGCAGTGGAGGTTTTTCTCAACCGATCCCAAACGACCGCCCGGTTGACCCCCCAAGAGGCAAACACCCTCCACCAATCGCTTTCCTCCTTTGACAAAAGAAGGCTCCACTACCTCAAGTTCGGCACCATGGACCAGGGTCCGGTTGCCACAATGCCGGCAGCGATCATGGGGGACCTTCATGGAAAATGCAGGGACGAAATCGAACAATACTTTATCCGCCACGAGGCAGCCCTTGGACACACGGAACTTAAATCCTACCTCTTTGTCGCCTTTGACCTCCAGCGATTTTTTTCCGGCATTCTGGCCAGAAAGATGCCCCAGGCCCTGGACCAGGAACGGGTGGACAATCATTTTTTAGAAGAGATATGTGCCATCCATGAACGCCTGTTCTCCAAAGATTCTGCTGGCACAGGATCAACCCTTCACCCCTATCTGGTGCGATACCTGATCTTTTTTTATGACAATGAATATATGGGTTCCACTCTGCTGGATGATTTTGCACGACAATTCATGGACCGGCACCGATCCTTCCGCCCTCCTCCTCCCCGGCCAAAATTCAACCTGGACAAGGCCTGCTCCATTTTCGGAATTTCCAGGAACAAGCTAAACAGGCTTACAAAAAAAGAGCTCACCCAAAGATACCGACGGCTTGCCCGGACCAGTCATCCGGACAGGGGAGGCACCCCCGAGGCCTTTGTGGCGCTCACCAATGCCTTCCAGCGCTTAATCGGCACCGTCACCTAA